The following proteins are co-located in the Callospermophilus lateralis isolate mCalLat2 chromosome 8, mCalLat2.hap1, whole genome shotgun sequence genome:
- the Cxcl9 gene encoding C-X-C motif chemokine 9, translating to MKKSGIPFLLGLIFLVLFGVQGAPIMRNDRCSCISTRQGKIHPKALKDIKQFAPSPSCGKTEIIATMKNGNEECLNPDSGYVKKLVKMWKEKVSQKKKQKKGGKQKMKTFLKAKKPQRPRQKKTT from the exons ATGAAGAAAAGCGGTATTCCTTTCCTCTTGGGCCTCATCTTCCTGGTTCTGTTTGGAGTTCAAG GAGCCCCAATAATGAGGAATGACCGTTGTTCCTGCATCAGTACTAGGCAGGGGAAAATCCATCCTAAAGCCTTAAAAGACATTAAACAATTTGCCCCAAGCCCTTCCTGTGGGAAAACTGAAATCAT TGCTACAATGAAGAACGGGAATGAAGAATGTCTAAACCCAGATTCAGGTTATGTGAAAAAACTGGTGAAGATGTGGAAAGAAAAG GTCAgccaaaagaaaaagcaaaagaaagggggaaaacaAAAAATGAAGACATTTCTAAAAGCTAAAAAACCCCAACGTCCTCGTCAAAAGAAGACTACATAA
- the Cxcl10 gene encoding C-X-C motif chemokine 10 codes for MNQSAVFIFCLIFLTLSGTQGMPLSRTTRCNCIQISNRPVNPKSLEKLELIPASESCPRVEIIATMKKSGEKRCLNPESKAIKNLLKALRNERSKRSS; via the exons ATGAACCAAAGtgctgtttttattttctgcCTCATCTTTCTTACTCTCAGTGGAACTCAAG GAATGCCTCTCTCAAGAACAACACGCTGCAACTGCATCCAGATTAGTAATCGACCTGTTAATCCAAAATCATTAGAAAAACTTGAACTTATTCCTGCAAGTGAATCTTGTCCACGTGTTGAGATCAT TGCCACAATgaaaaagagtggggagaagaGATGTCTGAATCCAGAATCTAAAGCCATCAAGAATTTACTGAAAGCACTTAGGAACGAAAG GTCTAAAAGATCATCTTGA
- the Cxcl11 gene encoding C-X-C motif chemokine 11, whose amino-acid sequence MNVKGMAIVLAVIVCAMITEGFPMFKGGRCLCIGPGVKAVKLTDIEKASVIYPSNSCNKIEVIITLKAHKGQRCLNPRSKQASFIIKLKERIFLNIETNEVLEKRI is encoded by the exons ATGAATGTGAAGGGCATGGCAATCGTCTTGGCTGTGATAGTCTGTGCTATGATTACTGAAG GCTTTCCTATGTTCAAAGGGGGACGTTGTCTTTGTATAGGCCCTGGAGTAAAAGCAGTGAAATTGACAGATATTGAGAAAGCCTCTGTCATCTACCCAAGTAACAGCTGTAACAAAATTGAAGTGAT TATTACCTTGAAAGCACATAAAGGACAACGATGTCTGAATCCCAGATCAAAGCAAGCAAGTTTTATAATCAAG ttgaaagaaagaatttttttaaatatcgaaacaaatgaagttctggaaaagaggatttga